The following is a genomic window from Luteitalea sp..
TGGAGCGGCCGTGGCTCGTCCTGCGCGCGGCGGGCGCGAGCAAGACCAGCCGCCGGAGTGCTGACGGCAAGACCGGCGGCGCCGGCGGCGGTCGTCTTCATGAAATCCCGTCGGGTGGGACGCGGTGGCATCATCTCCTCCGTCAAAGCTCGCCCCGTGCGATCGTTGCTGGATCGAGCAACGAGGCGGAAAGGAAATCGAGAAACAGTGTGGTGTCCGGGTGCGTACGCAGGATGGAGGCAGGCGCCATGGGACTGACGCGGCCAGAGAAGCATGCCCTGACGGCTTCGGCCTTGCGGAGGTCTGGCGCGATGCAGAGGATGCGGCGTGACTTGAGGATCTGTCGAATCGACATTGAGATCGCGCGCTGGGGCACGTCGTCCAACGCCGCGAACCATCCCTCACCAACCTGCTGTCGGCGGCACGCCTCGTCGAGCGTGACGATCAGATAGGGCTGCTCGGTTTCGAAGTCGGCCGGCGGGTCGTTGAAGGCCAAGTGGCCATTCTCGCCGATGCCGACGAACGCGACGTCGATTGGTGCCGTCGTGAGCGCGCGGCCCACCTCCTGACAAACGAGCTCTGGATCCGCTTCGCCCTCGAGCAAATGGTAGGTCGTGAGACCAGTCTTGCTGATGAGCCGCTCCAGCAGATACTTGCGAAAGCTGGCCGGATGCGTGATTGGAAGGCCGATGTACTCGTCCAGATGGAACAGCTCCACGCACGACCAGGGGAGTCCCGGTCGACGGGTCAGGGCATCGACAAACGCCAACTGCGACACACCCGTCGCGGCAATGATGCGTGCTCGGCCGCGCGCCTCCACCGCCTCCTCGATCGTTTCAGCCGCGACCGCTGCGGCCGCCTTGCCGAGTG
Proteins encoded in this region:
- a CDS encoding glucosamine-6-phosphate deaminase; translated protein: MRIEVFEDPIALGKAAAAVAAETIEEAVEARGRARIIAATGVSQLAFVDALTRRPGLPWSCVELFHLDEYIGLPITHPASFRKYLLERLISKTGLTTYHLLEGEADPELVCQEVGRALTTAPIDVAFVGIGENGHLAFNDPPADFETEQPYLIVTLDEACRRQQVGEGWFAALDDVPQRAISMSIRQILKSRRILCIAPDLRKAEAVRACFSGRVSPMAPASILRTHPDTTLFLDFLSASLLDPATIARGEL